The Deinococcus wulumuqiensis R12 genome has a window encoding:
- the fabG gene encoding 3-oxoacyl-[acyl-carrier-protein] reductase produces MTQNETPSAPARVALITGSSRGLGRAMALRLAQDGFAVAVHYGRGEAEAQQVASEIRAAGGQAEVFGADLSQPAHAGQLVEDVLARMGRLDVLVNNAGITRDGLAVRMKDEDWEAVIATNLSSAFAACRAALKFMMKARSGRIVNVSSVVALAGNPGQVNYVASKAGLIGLTRALAKEYGGRGITVNAIAPGFIESDMTGKLPDDTKQKYQANIPLGRFGQPEEVAAVVAFLASDGAGYVTGQTIGVDGGMNPN; encoded by the coding sequence ATGACCCAAAACGAAACCCCCTCCGCCCCCGCCCGCGTCGCCCTCATCACCGGTTCGAGCCGGGGCCTGGGCCGGGCGATGGCCCTGCGTCTGGCCCAGGACGGGTTCGCGGTGGCCGTGCACTATGGCCGGGGCGAAGCCGAGGCGCAGCAGGTGGCCAGCGAAATCCGTGCGGCGGGCGGGCAGGCAGAAGTGTTCGGCGCCGACCTCTCGCAGCCGGCCCATGCCGGACAGCTCGTCGAGGACGTCCTCGCCAGGATGGGGCGCCTGGACGTGCTGGTCAACAATGCCGGGATTACCCGTGACGGCCTCGCCGTGCGCATGAAAGACGAGGACTGGGAGGCGGTCATCGCCACCAACCTCTCCAGCGCCTTCGCCGCCTGCCGCGCCGCCCTCAAGTTCATGATGAAGGCCCGCAGCGGGCGCATCGTCAACGTGTCCAGCGTGGTCGCGCTCGCCGGAAACCCCGGTCAGGTCAACTACGTCGCCAGCAAAGCGGGCCTGATTGGCCTGACCCGCGCCCTCGCCAAGGAGTACGGCGGGCGCGGCATCACCGTCAACGCGATTGCGCCGGGCTTTATCGAGTCGGACATGACGGGCAAGCTCCCCGACGACACCAAGCAGAAGTACCAGGCGAACATTCCCCTGGGCCGCTTCGGTCAGCCGGAAGAAGTCGCCGCTGTGGTGGCTTTTCTCGCCTCCGACGGTGCCGGGTACGTCACCGGGCAGACCATCGGGGTGGACGGGGGCATGAACCCGAACTGA
- the acpP gene encoding acyl carrier protein yields the protein MATFDDVKDVIVDKLGVDADKVTPEARFVEDLGADSLETVELIMGLEDKFGVTIPDEAAETIRTVQAAVDYIENNK from the coding sequence ATGGCGACTTTTGATGACGTGAAAGATGTGATTGTGGACAAGCTCGGCGTGGACGCCGATAAGGTGACCCCCGAAGCCCGCTTTGTGGAAGACCTCGGCGCCGACAGCCTGGAAACCGTGGAACTGATCATGGGCCTGGAAGACAAGTTCGGCGTGACCATTCCCGACGAAGCCGCCGAAACCATCCGCACCGTGCAGGCGGCGGTGGACTACATCGAGAACAACAAGTAA
- the fabF gene encoding beta-ketoacyl-ACP synthase II gives MISGLKRVVITGLGPVTPIGVGAAAYAEAQRAGRSGIGPITHFDPKDTASKIAGEVRETLDEFVDPREARKLDRYTLLALTAAELAVRDSGLSAEQLRGERTGTLVGSGIGGMKTFEDQARVYVERGAGRISPMFIPMQIANMATGHVAMRYGAMGPSSTVVTACATGTGAIGEAARYIQLGLADVMLAGGAEASVTAMAVGGFSNMKALSTRNDDPEHASRPFSASRDGFVLSEGAGVVVLEEYEHAVKRGATIYAEVVGFGVSADAHHITMPAPEGAGAQLAMKMALRTGGVNPEQVGYVNAHGTSTHFNDLHETQGIKHVFGDHAKKLAVSSTKSMTGHLLGAAGAIEAIAVAQALQDGILPPTINLTDPDPECDLDYVPEGAREAQVEYALSNSFAFGGQNAALLFKRV, from the coding sequence ATGATTTCGGGACTCAAACGGGTGGTCATCACCGGCCTCGGTCCGGTCACGCCTATCGGCGTCGGGGCGGCGGCCTACGCCGAGGCGCAGCGGGCGGGGAGGAGCGGCATCGGCCCCATCACCCACTTCGACCCCAAGGACACGGCCAGCAAGATTGCCGGTGAGGTGCGCGAAACCCTCGACGAATTTGTGGACCCGCGTGAAGCCCGCAAGCTCGACCGCTATACCCTGCTGGCACTGACCGCCGCCGAACTCGCGGTGCGCGACAGCGGCCTGAGCGCCGAGCAGCTTCGCGGCGAGCGCACCGGCACCCTGGTCGGCAGCGGCATCGGCGGCATGAAGACGTTCGAGGACCAGGCGCGGGTGTACGTGGAGCGCGGCGCCGGGCGCATCTCGCCCATGTTCATTCCCATGCAGATTGCCAACATGGCCACCGGACACGTCGCCATGCGCTACGGCGCGATGGGGCCGAGCAGCACCGTGGTCACCGCCTGCGCCACCGGCACCGGCGCCATCGGCGAGGCGGCGCGGTATATCCAGCTCGGTCTGGCCGACGTGATGCTGGCGGGCGGCGCCGAGGCCTCGGTCACGGCGATGGCGGTGGGCGGCTTTTCCAACATGAAGGCGCTGTCCACCCGCAACGACGACCCCGAGCATGCCAGCCGTCCCTTTTCGGCGTCGCGCGACGGCTTCGTGCTCAGCGAGGGCGCGGGCGTGGTGGTGCTGGAGGAGTACGAGCACGCCGTGAAGCGCGGCGCCACCATCTACGCCGAAGTGGTCGGCTTTGGCGTCAGCGCCGACGCGCACCACATCACCATGCCTGCCCCCGAGGGTGCGGGTGCCCAGCTCGCCATGAAGATGGCCCTGCGAACGGGGGGCGTGAACCCCGAGCAGGTGGGCTATGTCAACGCGCACGGCACCAGCACCCATTTCAACGACCTGCACGAAACGCAGGGCATCAAGCACGTCTTCGGTGACCACGCGAAGAAACTGGCGGTCAGCTCCACCAAGTCCATGACCGGGCACCTGCTCGGCGCGGCGGGCGCGATTGAGGCCATCGCGGTGGCGCAGGCGCTGCAAGACGGCATTTTGCCGCCCACCATCAACCTGACCGACCCCGACCCCGAGTGCGACCTCGATTACGTCCCTGAAGGGGCACGCGAGGCGCAGGTGGAGTACGCGCTGAGCAATTCCTTCGCCTTCGGTGGGCAGAACGCGGCGCTGCTGTTCAAGCGCGTCTGA
- a CDS encoding META domain-containing protein, with amino-acid sequence MTFLSSLLLSAALSGGGAPTPPASLTARTWVLTEIAPGGRVRRVSGERPTLTVTSPNVTPPTATSQSGSLTVSGSTGCNTYRGPATLSGQRLKLSALATTRRGCAPAAARLENDFLTLLRGASHYRLSGQTLTVYAGGLSRLVFTAAPAAAPGGSMPTPPRTPATATPPAATPLTAAQLAGEWQLTRLREGGKAVNVPADALLTFTASGANTLRLSGSAGCNRLMGEATLGGANLTFGPLAGTRMFCEDMAAEQALTRMLRGTGQLAVSGNLLTWRGTGGELELTRRAAVTVAADLGGTYRLLSVSGTPADASRAVRLTFNAGQLGGFDGCNSFGGEYRLDKAGQLTADSLISTLRACPEQTDQPSLTALLGKAPMLRLSGQTLTLEAGGEQWVFEQE; translated from the coding sequence ATGACCTTCCTTTCTTCCCTTCTCCTGTCCGCCGCACTGTCGGGGGGCGGCGCCCCCACCCCGCCCGCAAGCCTGACGGCCCGCACCTGGGTTCTGACCGAGATTGCCCCAGGGGGCCGGGTGCGCCGGGTCAGCGGCGAGCGGCCCACCCTGACCGTGACCTCCCCGAACGTGACCCCCCCAACTGCAACCTCGCAGAGCGGAAGCCTGACCGTCAGCGGCAGCACCGGCTGCAACACCTACCGTGGCCCGGCGACGCTCAGCGGCCAGCGGCTCAAGCTCTCGGCGCTGGCGACCACCCGGCGCGGCTGCGCTCCGGCGGCGGCCCGGCTGGAAAACGACTTTCTGACGCTGCTGCGGGGGGCCAGCCACTACCGACTCAGCGGACAGACCCTGACGGTGTACGCGGGCGGCCTGTCGCGCCTGGTGTTTACCGCTGCTCCTGCCGCTGCCCCCGGAGGTTCCATGCCCACCCCACCGAGAACGCCCGCCACTGCAACGCCCCCCGCTGCGACCCCCCTGACTGCCGCGCAACTCGCGGGCGAGTGGCAACTGACCCGCCTGCGCGAAGGCGGGAAAGCGGTCAACGTGCCCGCCGACGCCCTGTTGACCTTCACCGCGAGCGGCGCGAATACCCTGCGGCTGAGCGGCTCGGCAGGCTGCAACCGCTTGATGGGCGAAGCCACCCTCGGCGGCGCGAACCTCACCTTCGGTCCCCTCGCCGGCACGCGGATGTTCTGCGAGGACATGGCGGCGGAGCAGGCCCTGACCCGCATGCTGCGGGGGACAGGGCAACTGGCCGTGAGCGGCAACCTTCTGACCTGGCGGGGGACCGGGGGCGAGCTGGAGCTGACCCGCCGCGCTGCGGTGACTGTGGCGGCTGATCTCGGCGGCACCTACCGCCTGCTGAGCGTCAGCGGCACCCCCGCCGACGCCAGCCGCGCGGTGCGCCTGACCTTCAACGCGGGGCAACTCGGCGGCTTCGACGGCTGCAACAGCTTCGGCGGCGAGTACCGGCTGGACAAGGCCGGGCAGCTCACGGCGGACAGCCTCATCTCCACGCTGCGGGCCTGCCCGGAGCAGACAGACCAGCCGAGCCTGACCGCGCTGCTGGGTAAGGCGCCCATGCTCCGGCTCAGCGGGCAAACACTGACGCTGGAAGCCGGGGGCGAGCAGTGGGTGTTCGAACAGGAATGA